The following are encoded together in the Lathyrus oleraceus cultivar Zhongwan6 chromosome 3, CAAS_Psat_ZW6_1.0, whole genome shotgun sequence genome:
- the LOC127132566 gene encoding pectinesterase, translated as MSGKVIISVVSLILVVGVAIGVVVAVHRNGEDPEIQTQQRSVQIVCQNAEDKKLCHDTLKSVNGLDCADPKAYVAAVVKATTDSVIKAFNMSDRLSTEYGSKDNGVKMALDDCKDLLQFAMDSLEMSTNMVRDNNIQAVHSQTPDLRNWLSSVISYQQSCMEGFDDEKDGEKKIKEQFQVESLDGIQKITSVALDIVSGLSNILQQFNLKLDLKPASRRLLAEDIDDEGFPSWFSASDRKLLASMQGKGWRSKVKPNAIVAKDGSGQFRTIKDAIAAYPSGNKGRYVIYVKAGVYDEYITVPKTAANILMYGDGPQNTIVTGKKCFANGVKTMQTATFANTAPGFLGKAMTFENTAGPDGHQAVALRNQGDMSAFVGCHIVGYQDTLYVQTNRQFYRNCVISGTIDFIFGISPTLIQHSVIIVRKPNMNQFSTVTADGTAEKNMATGIVIQDCQIVPESQLFPVRFQIKSYLGRPWKAYSRTVVMESTIGDFIHPDGWFPWTGSNFENTCYYAEYANTGPGADVSKRIKWKGYHGIISKAEANQFTAAEFLKAGPKSGAEWLKALHVPHNLGFKA; from the exons atgagTGGAAAGGTAATTATATCAGTTGTTTCTCTTATCCTTGTCGTTGGTGTTGCCATCGGCGTTGTTGTCGCTGTTCACAGGAATGGTGAAGATCCTGAGATCCAAACTCAACAAAGATCTGTTCAAATCGTTTGTCAAAATGCAGAAGATAAAAAGCTTTGCCATGACACTCTTAAATCCGTTAATGGCCTCGACTGCGCAGATCCAAAGGCATACGTAGCAGCTGTCGTGAAAGCCACCACGGACAGTGTCATCAAGGCTTTCAACATGAGTGACAGACTCTCCACGGAGTACGGTAGCAAAGATAATGGCGTCAAGATGGCTCTTGATGACTGCAAAGATTTGTTGCAGTTTGCTATGGACAGTCTCGAAATGTCCACCAATATGGTTCGTGACAACAACATCCAAGCTGTGCATTCCCAAACTCCTGATCTCAGGAATTGGTTGAGTTCAGTTATCTCTTACCAACAAAGTTGCATGGAAGGATTTGATGATGAAAAAGACGGCGAGAAAAAGATCAAGGAGCAATTTCAAGTAGAGTCTTTGGACGGCATACAAAAGATCACTAGTGTTGCACTTGATATTGTCAGTGGTTTGTCCAACATCCTTCAACAATTCAACTTGAAGCTTGATCTTAAACCGGCTTCTCGTCGTCTTCTTGCTGAGGATATTGACGATGAAGGATTCCCTTCATGGTTCTCTGCTTCTGATCGTAAGCTTTTGGCTTCAATGCAAGGAAAAGGATGGAGATCAAAGGTTAAGCCTAATGCCATTGTTGCCAAGGATGGTAGTGGACAATTTAGAACCATTAAGGATGCTATTGCCGCTTACCCTAGTGGAAACAAGGGAAGATATGTTATCTATGTTAAGGCCGGTGTTTATGACGAGTACATCACCGTCCCTAAGACTGCTGCTAACATCCTTATGTATGGTGATGGCCCTCAAAACACCATTGTCACCGGTAAAAAGTGCTTTGCTAACGGTGTCAAGACCATGCAAACCGCCACCTTCG CCAACACTGCACCTGGATTCCTCGGAAAGGCAATGACATTCGAGAACACAGCCGGTCCTGATGGTCACCAAGCCGTTGCTTTGAGAAACCAAGGAGATATGTCTGCTTTCGTCGGTTGCCATATCGTTGGTTATCAAGACACATTGTACGTTCAAACCAACAGACAATTCTACCGCAACTGTGTCATCTCTGGAACCATCGATTTCATCTTCGGAATATCACCTACCTTGATTCAACACTCCGTGATCATCGTCAGGAAGCCTAACATGAATCAATTCAGCACAGTTACCGCTGACGGAACAGCCGAGAAGAACATGGCCACAGGTATCGTGATCCAGGATTGCCAGATCGTCCCAGAATCACAATTGTTTCCAGTGAGATTCCAAATAAAATCTTACTTGGGAAGACCATGGAAGGCATACTCAAGGACAGTTGTGATGGAATCCACCATTGGTGACTTCATTCATCCAGATGGTTGGTTCCCATGGACAGGTTCAAACTTCGAAAACACATGTTACTATGCTGAATATGCCAACACTGGACCTGGTGCCGATGTTAGCAAGAGGATCAAGTGGAAGGGTTATCATGGTATCATTAGCAAGGCTGAAGCTAACCAATTCACTGCTGCTGAATTTCTTAAGGCTGGACCTAAGTCTGGAGCTGAGTGGTTGAAGGCTCTTCATGTTCCTCACAATCTTGGCTTCAAAGCTTGA
- the LOC127132567 gene encoding protein CAJ1, with the protein MDANEARILLGFPPNSRPTPSEVKSAYKQKVWESHPDLFPSHEKPLAESKFKSISEAYTCLLPGGRGEASTSAEYWRVVRTGVPRASGGRKNHAMIKVPFLLIILGTVALGGFQASRAYKRQKEEYPSHNPFLP; encoded by the exons ATGGACGCCAATGAAGCCAGAATTCTCCTCGGTTTCCCACCCAATTCGCGTCCAACTCCTTCCGAG GTTAAATCAGCTTATAAACAGAAGGTGTGGGAATCTCACCCTGACCTATTTCCATCTCATGAGAAGCCTCTTGCTGAATCCAAGTTTAAATCG ATTTCCGAAGCTTACACATGTCTATTGCCTG GTGGTAGAGGAGAAGCTTCAACTTCAG CTGAATATTGGCGAGTTGTGAGAACCGGAGTTCCAAGGGCCAGCGGAGGAAGAAAAAATCATGCTATGATTAAAGTTCCATTCCTTTTAATTATTCTGGGAACTGTTGCACTTGGAGGGTTTCAGGCTTCAAG AGCTTACAAAAGGCAAAAGGAGGAATACCCTTCACACAACCCATTTCTTCCTTGA